The following coding sequences lie in one Desmodus rotundus isolate HL8 chromosome 1, HLdesRot8A.1, whole genome shotgun sequence genomic window:
- the SMIM15 gene encoding small integral membrane protein 15 isoform X1, translated as MFDVKAWAEYIVEWAAKDPYGFLTTVILALTPLFLASAVLSWKLAKMIEAREKEQKKKQKRQENIAKAKRLKKD; from the coding sequence ATGTTTGACGTAAAGGCTTGGGCCGAGTATATTGTGGAGTGGGCTGCAAAGGACCCATACGGCTTCCTTACAACAGTTATTTTGGCCCTTACTCCATTGTTTCTAGCAAGTGCTGTACTGTCCTGGAAATTGGCCAAGATGATTGAGGCCAGGGaaaaggagcaaaagaaaaaacaaaaacgtcAAGAAAATATTGCCAAAGCTAAACGACTAAAAAAGGACTGA